The following proteins are encoded in a genomic region of Dokdonia donghaensis DSW-1:
- a CDS encoding SusC/RagA family TonB-linked outer membrane protein, which yields MKKVILKSMLLFVAILFVGIAQAQTVTGTVTEENGPLPGANVIVKGTSNGVTTDFDGNYSLNNVPSDATLVFSYVGFATQEVAVGGRSVVNVSLATDNALDEVVLIGYGSTTIKDATGSVDNVGSEDFNQGVIQSPEQLIQGKTAGVQISESSGEPGAGIAIRIRGNNSIRSGNDPLFVVDGVPLSGGGAPTVGVGAGVQGGATGGNPLSFINPNDIESISILKDASATAIYGSRGANGVIIIQTKAGRGASKGVWELTSSVSSAKPQSSYDLLNRQQFLDATDAIGATPLVEGGNTDWQDYITRNAFSRQTDLSYSKSYTGGNLRASFGYGNNNGVIENSSLERIAGRLNFSQRLLNDKLLITGQGSISRINRENPALDGTAGSTGDLIGAALRGNPTFPSDPDFNPGGGVLNPASLLQYFEGRTNSKRLLANISADYSFTDEFSAKVTVGYDKTDAEGSAIYSSSIVGLPNTSGIGRGGFTETENKNSLLEATLNYNKDFGNSSLDLLAGYSYQEFDNSGYFSNAAGFGSQTLEQTRDALSRQFGLIDDVLDGGYAVFGYGADGTYLTRLTPEVQTGLELPTNFTRLLPAYTAGIFDSVDELQSYFVRANYTIADKYLFTGTFRADGSSRFGDNERYGYFPSGAFAWKISEEDFVGDNISTLKLRLGAGIVGSQDGLGFGQFLQIERAAGAGIDNNLNVLAGGVPGTFIDGAFTNPDLKWEETTDFNVGLDFGFNDDRLNGSVNVYRKETRDLLLNQDVAAPAGSGGTVFQNLKDGVVLNQGVELSLNYDFFDTDDFGFGASFNIAYNKNEVQDTPLSIPTGAIRGNGLTGAFAQQLEAGQPLFSFFMAEFTGFDGDGNPTYRDFNGDGVGDPDSDKFFVGENAVPKVTSGLSLNARYKNFDIATYFSGQFGFSVYNGTANAFFTKSALSIGGNVTQDVVASNENANSTVAVSTRFLEKGDFIRMQSASIGYNWPLSGEGMFDSLRLSLTGQNLFLITDYSGLDPEISQNTGSLNASAIPTAGIDYASYPRARTFTLGVNARF from the coding sequence ATGAAGAAAGTAATACTTAAAAGTATGCTCTTGTTTGTCGCAATTCTCTTTGTAGGGATTGCCCAAGCCCAAACAGTAACAGGTACAGTTACTGAAGAAAATGGCCCGCTACCGGGAGCAAACGTAATTGTAAAAGGTACCTCAAATGGTGTTACAACCGATTTTGACGGTAACTACAGTCTTAACAATGTTCCTAGCGATGCTACCCTAGTATTTAGCTATGTGGGATTTGCTACTCAAGAAGTAGCTGTAGGAGGTAGAAGTGTTGTAAATGTTTCTTTGGCAACAGATAACGCACTAGACGAAGTTGTACTTATAGGGTACGGTTCTACTACTATTAAAGATGCTACAGGATCTGTAGACAACGTAGGGTCTGAAGATTTTAACCAAGGGGTTATTCAATCTCCAGAGCAACTTATACAAGGTAAAACTGCCGGTGTACAAATCTCAGAATCTTCTGGTGAGCCGGGTGCAGGTATTGCTATACGTATACGTGGTAACAACTCTATACGTTCTGGTAACGACCCATTGTTTGTAGTAGACGGTGTGCCACTTTCTGGTGGAGGAGCCCCTACTGTAGGTGTTGGAGCTGGTGTTCAAGGTGGTGCTACTGGTGGTAACCCGCTAAGTTTTATTAACCCTAACGATATTGAAAGTATCTCTATACTTAAAGATGCATCTGCTACAGCGATTTACGGATCAAGAGGAGCAAACGGTGTAATCATTATACAAACTAAAGCTGGACGTGGAGCGTCTAAAGGTGTTTGGGAACTAACTTCTTCTGTAAGTTCTGCAAAGCCACAAAGTAGTTATGACCTACTTAACAGACAGCAATTTCTTGATGCTACAGATGCAATAGGAGCTACTCCTCTTGTAGAAGGTGGTAACACAGACTGGCAAGATTACATTACTCGTAATGCTTTCTCAAGACAGACTGACTTAAGTTACTCTAAGAGTTACACTGGTGGTAACTTACGTGCATCTTTTGGATACGGAAACAACAACGGTGTGATTGAAAACTCAAGCCTTGAGCGCATCGCAGGTAGATTAAACTTCTCACAGCGTTTACTTAATGATAAACTTTTAATTACTGGTCAAGGTAGTATCTCTCGTATTAACAGAGAGAACCCTGCACTAGATGGTACTGCTGGTTCTACAGGAGATTTAATAGGTGCTGCACTAAGAGGTAACCCTACTTTCCCTTCTGATCCAGATTTTAATCCAGGTGGAGGTGTACTTAACCCAGCAAGTTTACTTCAGTACTTTGAGGGTAGAACAAATAGTAAAAGATTACTAGCAAATATCTCTGCAGATTATTCATTTACAGACGAGTTTAGCGCAAAAGTAACTGTAGGATATGACAAGACAGATGCAGAGGGTAGCGCAATTTACTCTTCTAGCATAGTAGGTCTACCTAACACTTCTGGAATAGGTCGTGGAGGTTTTACAGAGACTGAAAATAAAAACTCACTACTTGAAGCTACACTTAACTACAATAAAGACTTTGGAAACTCATCTTTAGATCTTTTAGCTGGTTATTCTTACCAAGAGTTTGACAATAGCGGTTATTTCTCAAATGCTGCTGGTTTTGGATCTCAAACATTAGAGCAAACTAGAGACGCTTTAAGTCGTCAGTTTGGATTAATAGATGATGTACTTGATGGAGGATATGCTGTATTTGGATACGGTGCAGATGGTACGTATTTAACAAGGTTAACTCCAGAGGTTCAAACTGGTCTTGAATTACCTACAAACTTTACACGTTTATTACCTGCTTATACAGCTGGTATCTTTGACTCTGTAGATGAGTTACAATCTTACTTTGTAAGAGCTAACTATACAATTGCAGATAAGTACTTATTTACTGGTACTTTTAGAGCAGATGGTTCTTCACGTTTTGGTGATAATGAGCGTTATGGTTATTTCCCTTCTGGAGCATTTGCTTGGAAGATATCTGAAGAAGATTTTGTAGGAGATAATATTTCTACATTAAAACTTAGACTAGGTGCTGGTATTGTAGGATCACAAGATGGTCTTGGTTTTGGACAGTTCTTACAGATCGAGAGAGCTGCAGGAGCAGGAATTGACAACAACCTTAATGTGCTAGCAGGAGGAGTTCCTGGAACTTTTATTGACGGAGCATTTACTAACCCTGACCTTAAGTGGGAAGAAACAACAGACTTTAACGTAGGTCTTGATTTTGGATTTAATGATGATCGTCTTAACGGTTCTGTAAACGTATACCGTAAAGAAACTCGCGATTTATTACTTAATCAAGATGTTGCTGCACCTGCAGGAAGCGGAGGAACAGTTTTCCAAAACTTAAAAGATGGTGTTGTACTTAACCAAGGGGTTGAATTATCATTAAACTATGATTTCTTTGATACGGATGATTTTGGATTTGGAGCTAGCTTCAACATCGCGTATAACAAAAACGAAGTACAAGACACACCACTAAGCATCCCAACTGGAGCAATACGTGGTAATGGACTTACTGGTGCATTTGCACAACAACTTGAAGCTGGTCAACCATTATTCTCATTCTTTATGGCTGAGTTTACAGGATTTGACGGAGATGGTAACCCAACATATAGAGACTTTAACGGTGACGGTGTAGGTGATCCAGATTCTGACAAATTCTTCGTGGGAGAGAACGCTGTTCCTAAAGTAACTTCAGGTTTATCTCTTAATGCACGTTATAAGAACTTTGACATCGCTACATACTTTAGCGGTCAGTTTGGATTCTCTGTATACAACGGTACTGCAAATGCTTTCTTTACAAAGTCTGCTCTTTCTATTGGTGGTAACGTAACTCAAGATGTAGTGGCTAGCAATGAGAATGCAAACTCTACAGTTGCTGTATCTACAAGATTCCTTGAGAAAGGAGATTTTATTAGAATGCAAAGTGCTTCTATAGGATATAACTGGCCATTAAGCGGTGAAGGGATGTTTGATTCTTTACGTTTAAGCCTTACTGGACAAAATTTATTCTTAATTACAGATTACAGTGGTCTTGACCCAGAAATAAGCCAAAACACTGGTTCTCTTAATGCTTCTGCGATTCCTACTGCGGGTATCGACTACGCTTCTTACCCTAGAGCCCGTACATTCACACTTGGTGTAAATGCAAGATTTTAA